One genomic segment of Parvularcula marina includes these proteins:
- a CDS encoding hydrogen peroxide-inducible genes activator: MLPTLRQLQFFTSLVRNESFSRAAEECCVSQSTLSAGIKELEGVLDAPLVDRSSRSFILTPLGEDMAKRAEEIIGLSQDMVRAAAGRPPLTGDLRLGLIPTIGPYLLPELMPKLAKAYPELRLYLREELTDHLIDGLRAGRIDIAVLAMPVETEGLDTLIFGEDPFVFACSKNHPFADKPSITSKELSGEKLLLLEDGHCLRDHALDACALRQRDTADAFGATSLFTLAQMVASDVGTTLMPQLAVDHGLAKMSGVVTIPVIDKGGHRPSRDLGLAWRHGSGREAEARALAELLAIEG; the protein is encoded by the coding sequence TTGCTGCCGACCCTCAGACAGTTGCAGTTTTTCACAAGCCTTGTCCGGAATGAAAGCTTTTCGCGTGCCGCGGAGGAGTGCTGTGTCTCACAATCGACTCTCTCCGCCGGGATCAAGGAGCTTGAGGGCGTTCTTGATGCACCGCTGGTCGACCGCAGCTCGCGCAGCTTCATCCTGACCCCGCTGGGGGAGGATATGGCCAAACGCGCCGAAGAGATCATCGGGTTGTCGCAAGACATGGTGCGCGCTGCCGCCGGTCGCCCGCCGCTGACCGGCGATCTGCGGCTCGGGCTGATCCCGACCATCGGGCCTTATCTGTTGCCCGAGCTGATGCCGAAACTCGCCAAGGCCTATCCCGAATTACGGCTCTACTTACGCGAAGAGCTGACCGATCATCTGATTGACGGTTTGCGTGCGGGCCGGATCGATATTGCGGTCCTTGCCATGCCGGTCGAGACCGAAGGGCTCGATACGCTGATCTTCGGGGAGGACCCTTTCGTCTTCGCCTGTTCAAAGAACCATCCGTTTGCGGACAAGCCTTCGATCACCAGCAAAGAGCTGAGCGGTGAGAAGCTTCTCCTGCTTGAGGATGGGCACTGCCTGCGCGATCATGCGCTAGATGCCTGCGCCCTGCGCCAGCGCGATACGGCGGACGCGTTCGGTGCAACGAGCCTCTTCACCCTTGCGCAGATGGTCGCGAGCGATGTTGGGACGACCCTGATGCCGCAGCTCGCTGTTGATCATGGGTTAGCGAAAATGTCCGGGGTCGTCACAATTCCCGTCATCGACAAGGGCGGACACCGGCCGAGCCGCGATCTGGGGCTCGCGTGGCGGCATGGCTCCGGACGTGAGGCAGAGGCGCGGGCCCTAGCCGAACTGCTCGCGATTGAGGGGTAG
- a CDS encoding carboxymuconolactone decarboxylase family protein, translated as MSIESLREQLPDYAKDIRLNLSSLVNETLLNDQQKYGTFLATALASRNADVIRAIAAEAQEKLSPEAVTAAKAAASIMGMNNIYYRFSHLVSEKTYQTLPAKLRMQVIANPGVDKVDFELWSLAVSAINGCGMCLDSHDAVVRKGGLSTEQVQAAVRIASTVHAAAATLDGEAALAS; from the coding sequence ATGTCGATTGAATCCCTGCGCGAGCAACTGCCCGACTACGCCAAAGACATCCGCCTGAACCTCAGCAGTCTCGTCAATGAGACACTCCTGAATGATCAGCAGAAATACGGCACTTTCCTTGCGACCGCGCTGGCCAGCCGGAACGCCGATGTGATCCGCGCCATTGCAGCCGAGGCCCAGGAGAAGCTGAGCCCGGAAGCAGTGACTGCCGCCAAGGCCGCCGCCTCCATCATGGGCATGAACAATATCTATTATCGCTTCTCCCACCTCGTGTCGGAGAAGACCTACCAGACTCTGCCGGCAAAACTCCGTATGCAGGTGATTGCCAATCCGGGTGTCGACAAGGTCGATTTCGAGCTGTGGTCGCTGGCGGTCTCCGCCATCAACGGCTGCGGCATGTGCCTCGACAGCCATGATGCGGTCGTGCGCAAGGGCGGGCTCTCGACCGAGCAGGTCCAGGCCGCTGTCCGCATCGCCTCGACAGTCCACGCTGCTGCTGCGACCCTCGATGGGGAAGCTGCGCTTGCGAGCTAA
- a CDS encoding O-antigen ligase family protein, whose product MAKTLLLAGPVLFLLVLATALFGADRPAFALFLSGAFLSVGAVAAWVTPRIRLTPAIWLGLWGGAIVVLGQSLGPHPAISLPDLAVLLAAGAVYLTMAGAVSTGRQAEHVFRAMSIAVLLVGIAAFFNFIASPDTVYGQSKAFHEGRLTAAFLSANTAATLFGMFSLFGLAGVLRVLGGGGLAGIFDRLGKGATLPLLVLIFSLTCLMLTGSRGGIAATIVAGAGLIFWDRQEAKSKLPFWVPVLAILIVGAGLTAASGSVLGDRLTEGAIDGNGRMLIWQVSLAAFQGAPLFGHGFGRFEEAIAPHITLETAPILIQQGAAHNLLLQWLVQGGIVGVAGGLAILTAAILPLRAGLARRRRQRGMMKLAGAMMLLVLLHGMLDYGLEIPAVVWWLSAFLGLGAGVAAAEKTAKKKSPGQ is encoded by the coding sequence ATGGCAAAGACGCTTCTTCTGGCTGGACCCGTTCTCTTCCTGCTCGTCCTCGCAACGGCCTTGTTCGGCGCCGACAGGCCGGCCTTTGCGCTGTTCCTGTCCGGGGCATTCCTCAGCGTGGGAGCCGTTGCGGCATGGGTCACCCCGCGCATTCGGCTGACCCCGGCGATCTGGCTGGGTCTCTGGGGCGGCGCAATCGTGGTTCTTGGACAGAGCCTCGGGCCGCATCCCGCCATCAGCCTGCCGGACCTTGCGGTCCTGCTCGCGGCTGGTGCGGTCTATCTGACCATGGCGGGGGCAGTCTCGACGGGGCGTCAGGCGGAGCATGTCTTCCGGGCCATGAGTATCGCGGTCCTGCTGGTCGGCATTGCCGCCTTTTTCAATTTCATCGCGTCGCCTGACACGGTGTATGGCCAATCCAAAGCCTTTCATGAGGGGCGGCTGACAGCAGCTTTCCTGTCCGCAAATACGGCGGCGACCCTCTTCGGGATGTTTTCTCTCTTCGGGCTAGCAGGTGTGCTGCGCGTCTTGGGCGGCGGGGGGCTTGCCGGGATATTCGACCGGCTGGGGAAGGGCGCGACTCTGCCGCTCCTTGTTCTGATCTTCTCACTCACCTGCCTGATGCTGACCGGCTCACGCGGGGGGATTGCCGCAACGATTGTTGCAGGCGCGGGTCTCATTTTCTGGGACCGTCAGGAGGCGAAGAGCAAACTCCCTTTCTGGGTGCCGGTGCTGGCGATCCTGATCGTCGGGGCGGGGCTGACGGCGGCGAGCGGCAGCGTGCTTGGCGATCGGCTGACAGAGGGGGCGATAGATGGAAACGGCCGTATGCTGATCTGGCAGGTCTCGCTGGCGGCGTTTCAGGGCGCGCCTCTCTTCGGGCATGGATTTGGCCGCTTTGAGGAGGCGATAGCGCCGCATATCACGCTGGAGACAGCTCCGATCCTGATCCAGCAGGGGGCGGCGCATAACCTCCTCCTGCAATGGCTCGTACAGGGAGGAATTGTCGGTGTGGCAGGCGGGCTTGCGATCCTGACAGCTGCCATTCTGCCGCTTCGGGCGGGTCTTGCGCGCCGCCGTCGGCAGCGGGGCATGATGAAGCTCGCGGGCGCAATGATGCTCCTCGTCCTGCTTCATGGCATGCTCGATTATGGGCTGGAGATTCCGGCTGTTGTCTGGTGGCTCTCGGCCTTTCTCGGCCTTGGCGCCGGGGTCGCAGCCGCGGAGAAAACAGCAAAAAAGAAAAGCCCCGGCCAGTGA
- a CDS encoding PepSY-associated TM helix domain-containing protein produces the protein MTFRKALFWTHLTLAIPAAIFIFLMSATGVLIAYERSILGAIDASQTVSPQDGEAQLTVDELAVIAREKAPEGTNPSLRFLPKEDRTVIAQMGRQGRVILDPYTGEELPDLSAKAGEWFHKIEEFHRWLALEGDARDTGRMLTGVSNLIFIFLIVSGLYLWIPKVFKWVFFRQHLFFLKKYPTAKARDYNWHHVMGIWALIPLFLIATSATVFNYSWANNLVYKAFGEEPPQRGRRGGGPSEEPAAEPEGDLVSLQTAFETVRETDAGWTLIVVDVPAPSSQMVQMTLHNGNGYLPEQRVTLHYDRTLGEITRTEGYEEMSSARKARIWLRYIHTGEQYGIIGVTIATLASLAACFLAYTGIALAFRRLILPLFRKRKKA, from the coding sequence ATGACATTCCGCAAGGCCCTGTTCTGGACCCATCTGACCCTCGCTATACCCGCGGCGATCTTCATTTTCCTGATGTCCGCGACCGGGGTCCTGATCGCATATGAGCGCTCGATCCTCGGCGCGATCGATGCGAGCCAGACGGTCAGCCCCCAAGACGGCGAAGCTCAGCTCACGGTCGATGAGCTAGCGGTCATCGCTCGAGAGAAAGCTCCTGAGGGAACCAATCCATCTCTCCGCTTCCTGCCAAAAGAAGACAGGACAGTCATTGCCCAGATGGGCCGCCAAGGGCGCGTTATTCTTGATCCCTATACGGGCGAAGAACTGCCCGATCTCTCCGCAAAAGCAGGTGAGTGGTTTCACAAGATTGAGGAATTCCACCGCTGGCTCGCCCTCGAAGGAGATGCGCGAGATACCGGCCGTATGCTGACGGGCGTCTCGAACCTCATCTTCATCTTCCTGATCGTCAGCGGGCTATATCTGTGGATCCCTAAAGTCTTCAAATGGGTGTTCTTCCGCCAGCATCTCTTTTTCCTGAAGAAATACCCGACCGCCAAAGCGCGTGACTATAACTGGCACCATGTCATGGGGATCTGGGCGCTGATCCCGCTCTTCCTGATCGCGACCTCGGCGACCGTGTTCAATTATTCCTGGGCGAATAATCTCGTCTACAAGGCCTTCGGCGAAGAACCGCCCCAGCGCGGACGCCGTGGTGGCGGACCAAGTGAAGAGCCGGCAGCCGAGCCCGAAGGTGATCTGGTTTCACTGCAGACTGCCTTTGAAACCGTTCGTGAGACTGACGCTGGCTGGACGTTGATTGTTGTCGATGTCCCGGCCCCTTCGTCACAGATGGTCCAGATGACGCTGCATAATGGCAACGGCTATCTGCCCGAACAGCGGGTCACCCTTCACTACGACCGCACTTTGGGCGAGATCACGCGTACCGAAGGCTATGAAGAAATGTCGTCGGCCCGAAAGGCGCGCATCTGGCTGCGTTACATCCATACTGGTGAGCAATATGGGATCATCGGCGTGACGATTGCGACACTCGCCTCGCTCGCCGCCTGTTTCCTTGCCTATACGGGTATCGCGCTCGCCTTCCGGCGGCTCATCCTGCCGCTGTTCCGCAAACGGAAGAAAGCCTAG
- a CDS encoding class I adenylate-forming enzyme family protein, producing MTAPAPITSEEFAEGVEALLAEKGLFAVEPKTVRGVDYDRSFLLSNMSVRDMFAAKAAEFADRDFLVYGEERLTTAEAWSQAMRFANWLVTEKGVKPGDRVAIAMRNYPEWCIAYLGIAAAGAVIVPINSFWQAEELRQGLTRAGAKIVVCDAKRGAAFAPCKEELGLTFVGAREEVEAADVTFAEIVNDSAISATPPQVQIDPDSDYCLIYTSGTTGKPKGVLLTHRSCINSVMSFSFLLNVAQRLRPEFPFVPENPSVLVTLPLFHVTASHTVLLLSFLTGKKLVFLYRWDPVEAGKLIAKEQITNFIGVPTMAHDLTRHADPEDLVSLVDIATGGAKRPETQLAEQAETFPGKSMSSGYGLTETNALGTHITLQDFLDNPSAAGRVVPPVTQIEAFSEDGTQLSRGEKGEICIKSPANFRAYLEDEAATEAAFFDGGWFRTGDLGYVDEEGILYILDRAKDLIIRGGENISCLEVENMLLSFPDVDEACVFAVPDEKYGEIVGATVWSAAGQVDLEKLRAHAAEKLAAFKVPQRLWASPQSLPRGTTGKIDKRMIRQVTAMYPAHYSVD from the coding sequence ATGACTGCTCCCGCCCCGATCACCAGTGAAGAATTCGCCGAAGGGGTGGAGGCGCTGCTCGCAGAAAAAGGGCTCTTCGCGGTTGAGCCGAAAACGGTGCGCGGTGTGGATTATGACCGCAGCTTTCTACTCTCGAACATGTCCGTCCGCGATATGTTCGCGGCCAAGGCGGCGGAATTCGCGGATCGGGATTTCCTTGTCTATGGCGAAGAGCGGTTGACGACGGCGGAGGCCTGGTCGCAGGCCATGCGCTTCGCCAACTGGCTGGTCACTGAAAAAGGGGTGAAGCCGGGGGACCGGGTCGCCATCGCGATGCGGAACTATCCGGAATGGTGCATCGCTTATTTAGGTATTGCGGCTGCCGGTGCGGTCATCGTGCCGATCAATTCTTTCTGGCAGGCCGAGGAGCTGCGTCAGGGGCTGACGCGGGCAGGCGCAAAGATCGTCGTCTGTGACGCCAAACGCGGGGCCGCCTTTGCGCCGTGCAAGGAAGAGCTGGGGCTGACTTTTGTCGGCGCGCGAGAAGAAGTCGAAGCGGCAGACGTGACCTTCGCGGAGATTGTCAACGATAGCGCGATATCGGCGACACCGCCCCAGGTCCAGATTGATCCTGATAGTGATTATTGCCTTATCTATACATCTGGCACGACGGGTAAGCCAAAGGGCGTGTTGTTGACCCACCGAAGCTGCATCAACTCGGTGATGTCCTTTTCCTTTCTGCTGAATGTGGCCCAGCGCCTGCGGCCGGAATTTCCGTTCGTGCCTGAGAACCCTTCTGTCCTTGTGACCTTGCCGCTGTTCCATGTCACCGCATCGCACACGGTGCTTCTGCTCTCCTTCCTCACCGGCAAGAAGCTGGTCTTCCTTTATCGCTGGGATCCCGTCGAGGCAGGCAAACTTATTGCTAAGGAACAGATCACTAATTTCATCGGTGTACCGACCATGGCCCATGACCTGACCCGGCATGCCGATCCAGAGGATCTTGTCAGTCTGGTTGATATTGCGACCGGCGGGGCAAAGCGACCCGAGACCCAGCTCGCAGAACAGGCCGAGACCTTCCCGGGCAAGTCGATGTCTTCAGGCTATGGTCTTACCGAAACCAATGCGCTCGGCACGCATATCACCCTGCAGGATTTTCTCGACAATCCGTCTGCGGCTGGCCGCGTCGTGCCGCCGGTCACGCAGATTGAGGCCTTTAGCGAGGATGGCACGCAGCTTTCCCGAGGCGAGAAAGGGGAAATCTGCATCAAGAGCCCGGCAAATTTCCGTGCGTATCTCGAAGATGAGGCAGCGACGGAAGCGGCCTTTTTCGATGGCGGATGGTTCCGCACAGGCGATCTCGGTTATGTCGATGAGGAGGGGATTTTATACATCCTCGACCGGGCGAAGGATCTCATCATTCGGGGTGGCGAGAACATCTCCTGTCTTGAGGTTGAGAACATGCTGCTGTCCTTTCCGGATGTCGATGAAGCATGCGTCTTCGCCGTACCCGACGAGAAATATGGTGAGATTGTCGGGGCGACGGTCTGGTCGGCCGCAGGTCAAGTTGATCTGGAAAAGCTCCGTGCACACGCCGCTGAAAAGCTCGCCGCTTTCAAGGTGCCGCAGCGGCTCTGGGCGTCACCCCAGTCTCTGCCGCGCGGCACAACGGGCAAGATCGACAAGCGAATGATCCGTCAGGTGACGGCCATGTATCCAGCTCATTATTCGGTGGATTGA
- the murJ gene encoding murein biosynthesis integral membrane protein MurJ, whose amino-acid sequence MARNILKSMATVSGLTLLSRLLGFARQLLLAGLVGASGTPVADAFNVAFRLPNMFRRLLAEGAFQAAFVPLFQGKTVNDDMGEAKRFAEDVLAWLIVILTALSAAAMIFTPLFVSVLATGFRDDAERFTLTVEYTRIMFPYLACMSMVGIYGGMLNALHRFAAAAAAPLLLNVVWIAGLLAFAHRPEEEIGRAAAGAVMAGGVLQLIMLLIAGHRSKLLLRLRLPRLTQGVKRLILLGTPGFIAAGALQINLIVGTNVASRQAGANSWLAYADQLYQLPLSMIGIALGIVLMPAISRSVKSGNEKGAIRTLSRGIEVALFFALPAAAALIVIPDRVCAALFQDLAGDVTRLIGAGGSAFNDHDVEMTGLAIMLFGIGLPAFVLQKVLNAAYFAREDTKTPMKFALIGIALNAIISISLFPVIGFLSVPLGTICASWTEVTLLSFTLARRGHLAPGAKFLTRTIRVILAAALLGALLYGCKLEWEMLRGFALGQDWLLLIVLVGISVVLYAGITVLIGGVDPREWRGGGPAPAQSTE is encoded by the coding sequence ATGGCGCGGAACATTCTTAAATCCATGGCGACAGTGTCGGGGCTGACCCTGCTCAGCCGCCTGCTCGGCTTTGCGCGCCAGCTCCTGCTCGCCGGGCTCGTCGGCGCGTCGGGTACGCCGGTCGCGGATGCCTTCAACGTCGCCTTCCGCCTGCCCAACATGTTCCGCCGCCTGCTCGCCGAAGGCGCTTTTCAGGCCGCCTTCGTGCCGCTCTTTCAGGGCAAGACCGTCAATGACGACATGGGCGAGGCCAAACGATTTGCCGAGGATGTCCTCGCCTGGCTGATCGTCATCCTGACCGCTCTCTCGGCGGCGGCGATGATCTTTACACCGCTTTTCGTCAGCGTGCTTGCGACCGGCTTCCGGGATGATGCCGAGCGCTTCACCCTGACGGTCGAATATACCCGCATCATGTTCCCCTATCTCGCCTGCATGTCGATGGTCGGCATCTATGGCGGGATGCTGAACGCGCTGCACCGGTTTGCCGCCGCTGCCGCCGCGCCACTCCTTCTCAATGTCGTATGGATCGCCGGGCTTCTGGCCTTCGCCCATCGCCCGGAAGAAGAAATCGGCCGCGCTGCCGCGGGTGCCGTCATGGCGGGCGGGGTACTCCAGCTCATCATGCTGCTGATTGCCGGGCACCGCTCAAAGCTTCTCCTGCGCCTGCGCCTGCCGCGCCTGACCCAAGGGGTCAAACGCCTGATCCTGCTCGGCACACCCGGTTTCATTGCGGCAGGGGCACTGCAGATCAATCTCATCGTCGGCACCAATGTCGCCTCGCGGCAAGCTGGCGCGAATAGCTGGCTTGCCTATGCCGACCAGCTCTACCAGCTCCCCCTCTCGATGATCGGCATTGCGCTCGGCATCGTCCTCATGCCTGCAATCAGCCGGTCGGTGAAATCCGGCAATGAGAAAGGCGCGATCCGTACACTGAGCCGGGGGATCGAGGTTGCGCTCTTCTTCGCCCTGCCCGCCGCCGCCGCCCTGATCGTCATTCCGGACAGGGTGTGTGCGGCGCTGTTTCAGGATCTCGCAGGCGACGTCACCCGCCTGATCGGCGCGGGCGGGTCAGCCTTCAATGATCACGATGTCGAGATGACGGGCCTTGCCATCATGCTCTTCGGCATCGGCCTACCCGCCTTTGTCCTGCAAAAAGTGTTGAATGCGGCCTATTTTGCTCGTGAGGACACCAAGACACCGATGAAGTTCGCCCTCATCGGCATCGCCCTTAATGCGATCATCTCGATCTCGCTCTTCCCCGTTATCGGCTTTCTCTCCGTACCGCTGGGGACGATTTGCGCGAGCTGGACGGAGGTCACGCTCCTCTCCTTCACACTGGCAAGGCGCGGGCACCTCGCGCCCGGCGCAAAATTCCTGACCCGCACGATTCGCGTCATCCTCGCCGCCGCCCTGCTTGGCGCCCTTCTTTATGGCTGCAAGCTCGAATGGGAGATGCTGCGCGGCTTTGCGCTGGGGCAGGACTGGCTCCTCCTGATCGTCCTTGTCGGGATCAGTGTCGTCCTTTATGCCGGGATCACTGTCCTGATCGGCGGGGTAGACCCGCGCGAATGGCGAGGCGGTGGCCCGGCCCCGGCTCAATCCACCGAATAA
- a CDS encoding LytTR family transcriptional regulator DNA-binding domain-containing protein: MIRLLLFLVVLLLLPMARAAAAPEDGYLVLTREEMTVCPASSLEIGDADFEAAACEQMNAWDMDPQGHVIWVRTEFEVPAGYTEAAAPLGLFLSIKASSEVWLNGAPLGQNGMPGLSASTEVAGRQDAVFFIPPGALRTGQNELVFLMSGHHSLIRLAHPLHVAGIAPYGPPRFRMISKYWLSLLTFGLFLAGFLYFGSFAALGQDRLGSLILAAASVAAGGQLLSEVSRGLWSYPYWFQDVRLVLLLFFAGSFGLAMLAHTAHRFAVPRRGWIIAGTVVLTLLMIIYAGGFDRKTMLAIMTPCLGAAVMAGMAAFRGDREARYHLAAFLSFLVLVVVAPFIFLDIGFYFLVAGLLGFLFLVQARAYRAISLEQQETERRRHKLEQALKEREQTEAASITIRSNGRMQKVKAAEIASASGAGDYVELHLTSGDEMLHSATLNALEAELPGQFLRVHRSHIVNTHLISELRRLPSGTGELVLSSGHQVPVSKRIMPRVREALDAV, from the coding sequence ATGATTCGGCTTCTCTTGTTCCTCGTAGTCCTTCTCCTTCTGCCAATGGCGCGGGCTGCCGCCGCGCCGGAGGACGGCTATCTGGTGCTGACGAGAGAAGAGATGACCGTCTGCCCGGCGAGCAGCCTTGAGATCGGGGACGCCGATTTCGAGGCGGCGGCTTGCGAGCAGATGAACGCATGGGACATGGATCCGCAGGGCCATGTGATATGGGTCCGGACGGAGTTCGAGGTGCCGGCCGGCTATACCGAGGCGGCCGCGCCGCTTGGTCTTTTCCTCTCGATCAAGGCATCTAGCGAGGTCTGGCTGAACGGGGCGCCTCTGGGGCAGAACGGGATGCCGGGGCTCAGTGCTTCGACCGAAGTTGCGGGCCGTCAGGATGCGGTCTTCTTCATCCCGCCGGGGGCGCTGCGGACTGGGCAGAATGAGCTCGTGTTCCTGATGTCCGGGCATCACAGCCTGATCCGGCTCGCCCATCCTCTCCATGTTGCGGGAATTGCGCCCTACGGCCCGCCGCGGTTTCGGATGATCTCCAAATACTGGCTCTCGCTTCTGACCTTCGGGCTGTTCCTTGCGGGGTTTCTCTATTTCGGCAGTTTTGCAGCCTTGGGGCAGGACCGGCTTGGCTCTCTAATTCTGGCGGCGGCGTCGGTCGCTGCGGGCGGGCAGCTTCTTTCTGAAGTTTCGCGCGGGCTATGGAGCTATCCTTACTGGTTCCAGGATGTGCGACTGGTCCTCTTATTGTTCTTTGCCGGGAGTTTCGGCCTCGCCATGCTGGCGCATACCGCGCACCGATTTGCCGTCCCAAGACGCGGATGGATCATCGCAGGCACGGTCGTTCTGACCCTTCTCATGATCATTTACGCCGGGGGCTTTGACCGCAAGACCATGCTGGCGATCATGACGCCTTGCCTTGGGGCGGCTGTCATGGCGGGCATGGCTGCATTCCGGGGTGACAGAGAGGCGCGCTATCATCTGGCAGCGTTTCTCAGCTTTCTCGTCCTCGTTGTCGTTGCGCCCTTCATCTTCCTTGATATCGGTTTTTACTTCCTCGTGGCGGGGCTTCTCGGCTTTCTCTTCCTTGTGCAGGCGCGGGCCTACCGGGCCATCAGCCTTGAGCAGCAGGAGACCGAGCGCCGCCGCCACAAGCTCGAACAGGCGCTCAAAGAGCGAGAGCAGACCGAGGCCGCCTCGATCACCATCCGCAGCAATGGCCGGATGCAGAAGGTCAAAGCGGCGGAAATCGCCAGCGCCAGCGGGGCGGGCGATTATGTCGAGCTGCACCTGACCAGCGGCGATGAGATGCTGCATTCGGCGACGCTGAACGCGCTCGAAGCCGAGCTGCCGGGGCAGTTCCTGCGGGTCCACCGCTCGCATATCGTCAACACGCATCTGATTTCAGAATTACGGCGGCTGCCTTCTGGCACGGGCGAGCTGGTGCTCAGCTCCGGCCATCAGGTGCCGGTCAGCAAGCGGATCATGCCGCGCGTGCGCGAGGCGCTTGACGCCGTTTAA
- a CDS encoding peroxiredoxin, translated as MLGVGDKLPEFKVTGVKPGFNQIEENGESAFEDVTQDSFSGKWKVIYFYPKDFTFVCPTEIAEFGRLAKEFEDRDAVVLGGSSDNEFVKLAWRRDHADLDKHPAWQFADTTGALIDGLGIRSPEGVALRATFIVDPHNVIQHVYVNNLNVGRNPQDTLRVLDGLQTDELCPCNRPLGGDTL; from the coding sequence ATGCTTGGCGTTGGCGACAAACTGCCGGAATTCAAAGTGACGGGCGTGAAGCCCGGCTTCAACCAGATCGAAGAAAACGGCGAGAGCGCTTTTGAGGACGTCACTCAGGACAGCTTCTCGGGCAAATGGAAAGTCATCTATTTCTATCCGAAGGATTTCACCTTCGTCTGCCCGACCGAGATTGCCGAGTTCGGCCGCCTCGCAAAAGAATTCGAAGACCGTGACGCTGTCGTCCTTGGCGGCTCCTCGGACAACGAATTCGTGAAACTGGCATGGCGCCGCGACCATGCTGACCTCGACAAGCACCCGGCCTGGCAGTTTGCCGACACGACCGGTGCCCTGATCGACGGCCTCGGCATTCGCTCGCCAGAAGGCGTTGCCCTGCGCGCGACCTTCATCGTCGACCCGCACAACGTCATTCAGCACGTTTATGTGAACAATCTGAATGTCGGTCGGAACCCGCAAGACACCCTGCGCGTTCTTGATGGACTGCAAACGGACGAGCTTTGTCCGTGTAACCGCCCCCTCGGCGGCGACACGCTCTAA
- a CDS encoding alpha/beta hydrolase: MFSRFSPLLFLPLLFIGEAIAAPPNEKEITFTAQDGTSVEAYEGTFEVPENRADPNSRTLTLGYVRFPATTKTPGAPIVYLAGGPGGSGTGTAKGRRFPLFMALREQADVIAFDQRGTGLSDQFPGCISDTPEPVTAISDEAYIALTRTAFAECLAFWEDEGIDIAGYNTIDSARDIDALRAHLGTEKVSLWGISYGTHLALAAMKEMPERIDRAILASVEGLDQTVKMPARTDAYYTRLQAAVLTQDKAAAAMPDIAGMMRRVLARLEDEPVTLSIPLENGSQEIIWTRRDMQRVNAGLVADPGSAAYLLGIYLAADQGDFSPLEGALARYRRPEEMMRFNGMSSGMDIASGIGAERLAAFEGQAKTALNGQWHNFPMPQLASAARDLDLGDAFRQMPENAIPTLVFSGTLDGRTFPESQREAVAGLSNAHIVTVVNAGHNLFMVSPEVGEVMARFLDGEDITTDEITVPLPDFLPY, translated from the coding sequence ATGTTTTCTCGCTTCAGCCCGCTCCTCTTCCTGCCTCTTCTCTTCATCGGGGAGGCCATCGCCGCGCCGCCCAATGAGAAAGAGATCACGTTCACCGCACAGGACGGCACTTCGGTTGAAGCCTATGAGGGCACATTCGAAGTGCCGGAGAACAGGGCGGATCCGAATAGCCGGACGCTCACCCTTGGCTATGTCCGCTTCCCCGCGACAACCAAGACACCCGGCGCGCCGATCGTCTATCTTGCCGGCGGCCCCGGTGGCTCTGGAACCGGCACGGCAAAGGGGCGGCGTTTCCCCCTCTTCATGGCGCTCCGCGAACAGGCCGATGTCATTGCCTTTGATCAGCGAGGCACCGGGCTTTCCGACCAGTTCCCGGGCTGTATCTCGGATACGCCCGAGCCCGTCACAGCGATCAGTGATGAGGCCTATATCGCCCTCACCCGCACCGCCTTCGCCGAGTGCCTTGCCTTCTGGGAAGACGAAGGCATCGACATTGCGGGCTACAACACCATCGATAGCGCGCGCGATATCGACGCGCTGCGCGCTCATCTGGGCACAGAGAAAGTCAGCCTGTGGGGCATCTCCTACGGCACCCATCTGGCACTCGCCGCGATGAAGGAAATGCCGGAGCGGATCGACCGCGCGATCCTCGCCAGCGTCGAGGGGCTCGACCAGACGGTCAAAATGCCCGCCCGGACCGATGCCTACTACACCCGGCTTCAGGCGGCTGTGCTGACACAGGACAAGGCCGCCGCCGCGATGCCGGATATCGCCGGGATGATGCGGCGCGTGCTGGCACGCCTCGAAGATGAGCCCGTCACGCTCAGCATCCCGCTCGAAAACGGAAGCCAGGAGATCATCTGGACACGGCGCGACATGCAGCGGGTCAATGCAGGGCTGGTCGCCGATCCGGGCTCGGCCGCCTATCTCCTCGGCATCTATCTTGCCGCCGATCAGGGGGACTTCTCCCCCCTCGAAGGAGCTCTTGCGCGATACCGCCGGCCAGAGGAGATGATGAGGTTTAACGGTATGTCGTCCGGAATGGATATCGCCTCCGGCATCGGCGCAGAGCGACTTGCTGCGTTCGAGGGCCAGGCGAAAACCGCGCTCAACGGCCAGTGGCATAATTTCCCGATGCCCCAGCTTGCGAGCGCCGCGCGTGATCTCGATCTCGGGGACGCTTTCCGTCAGATGCCGGAAAACGCCATCCCGACCCTTGTTTTCTCGGGCACGCTTGATGGCCGGACCTTCCCGGAAAGTCAGCGCGAAGCCGTGGCCGGCCTCTCGAACGCCCATATCGTGACGGTCGTGAATGCCGGGCACAATCTCTTCATGGTCTCACCGGAAGTCGGTGAGGTGATGGCGCGCTTCCTCGACGGCGAGGACATCACAACCGACGAGATCACCGTGCCCTTGCCGGACTTCCTGCCTTATTGA